A section of the Lujinxingia sediminis genome encodes:
- a CDS encoding dynamin family protein, which yields MTQQAEAEAQVSVNRGHVTGYLDELAEMAQRSGLRSIHQEVVEERLPALERGQVSLVVLGEFNHGKSTVVNALLGQEVLPMGITPTTAVITHLVHADAPRAAIKERRGGELREVSYEGLGELIRHEEESAEEPEYVEIGYPNDFLSEGLILVDTPGVNDISRQKVEITYGYLPRADVILYVLDATQVLKKSEVSFIRDRLLKANRDRILFVLGKLDALSEDEAREVEAYARQRLETLIGPVELFAFSARAALDAQKKGQAPSGEFEAFRSYVQQFVRERKEAIVLDSALGGALRIAAMIEQNLAIKRQGYRLEQAELEERIRAVHARLKESRRVISENLDRVDERSAGIAATARHNLRVFADGFAEALPVQVERAEAKDVKRYLSRWIQDTFQKWLEDEGQAIAQGLEELAEETIEVTNQSMREVVGALREELGMGEGLDLEIDTIGYDVSVFALGTLGVSVWLFANALVGGVLTLATPILAMVLKGKGDERLKDRAKDEGVAAVREATEAIEAELMRMIHSYSDRLKEFIEHAGDRLYGQIEEALEQVQADREVEGDRDKLIAEVDARAGEVRRLARMIKATRERLVV from the coding sequence ATGACGCAGCAGGCTGAGGCAGAGGCGCAGGTGAGCGTCAACCGGGGGCATGTCACCGGTTACCTCGATGAGCTGGCGGAGATGGCGCAGCGCAGCGGATTGCGCTCGATTCACCAGGAGGTGGTCGAGGAGCGGCTGCCGGCGCTGGAGCGCGGGCAGGTCTCACTGGTGGTGTTGGGGGAGTTCAACCACGGCAAATCCACGGTGGTCAACGCCCTGCTGGGCCAGGAGGTGCTGCCGATGGGCATCACGCCGACCACCGCAGTGATCACCCACCTTGTGCACGCCGATGCGCCGCGTGCGGCGATCAAGGAACGGCGCGGTGGCGAGCTGCGTGAGGTCAGCTATGAGGGCCTTGGCGAGCTGATTCGCCATGAGGAAGAGAGCGCTGAGGAGCCCGAGTATGTGGAGATCGGCTACCCCAACGACTTTTTGAGCGAGGGGCTGATCCTGGTGGACACGCCCGGGGTCAACGACATCTCGCGCCAGAAGGTCGAGATCACCTACGGGTACCTGCCCCGCGCCGATGTGATTTTGTATGTGCTCGACGCCACGCAGGTGCTCAAGAAGAGCGAGGTGAGCTTTATTCGCGACCGGCTCTTAAAGGCCAACCGCGACCGCATCCTCTTTGTGCTGGGTAAACTCGACGCGCTCAGCGAAGACGAAGCCAGGGAGGTTGAGGCCTACGCCCGCCAGCGCCTGGAGACCTTGATCGGGCCTGTGGAACTCTTTGCGTTCTCAGCCCGCGCGGCGCTCGACGCCCAGAAGAAGGGGCAGGCACCCTCCGGGGAATTTGAGGCCTTTCGCAGCTACGTGCAGCAGTTTGTGCGCGAGCGCAAAGAGGCCATCGTGCTCGACAGCGCGCTGGGCGGTGCGCTGCGGATTGCGGCGATGATCGAGCAGAACCTGGCCATCAAACGCCAGGGCTACCGCCTGGAGCAGGCCGAGCTTGAGGAACGCATCCGCGCGGTGCACGCCCGACTTAAAGAGAGTCGGCGAGTGATCAGCGAGAACCTCGATCGGGTCGATGAGCGCAGCGCCGGGATCGCAGCGACCGCGCGCCATAATCTGCGGGTTTTTGCCGACGGGTTTGCCGAGGCGCTGCCCGTGCAGGTGGAGCGGGCCGAGGCCAAAGACGTCAAACGCTACCTCTCGCGCTGGATTCAGGACACCTTCCAGAAATGGCTCGAAGACGAAGGTCAGGCGATAGCTCAGGGGCTCGAAGAGCTCGCCGAAGAGACGATCGAAGTGACCAATCAGTCGATGCGCGAGGTGGTGGGAGCGCTGCGCGAAGAGCTGGGGATGGGCGAGGGCCTGGATCTGGAGATCGACACGATCGGGTACGATGTGAGCGTGTTTGCGCTGGGCACACTCGGGGTCTCGGTGTGGCTTTTTGCCAACGCGCTTGTGGGCGGGGTGCTTACGCTGGCTACGCCGATTCTGGCGATGGTGCTCAAGGGCAAAGGCGATGAGCGTCTCAAAGATCGCGCCAAAGACGAAGGTGTGGCGGCGGTGCGGGAGGCCACCGAGGCTATTGAGGCCGAGCTGATGCGTATGATTCACAGCTACAGCGACCGCCTCAAAGAGTTCATTGAGCACGCCGGCGACCGCCTCTACGGTCAGATTGAGGAGGCGCTCGAGCAGGTGCAGGCCGACCGCGAAGTCGAGGGCGATCGTGACAAGCTCATCGCCGAGGTCGACGCGCGCGCCGGCGAGGTGCGCCGGCTCGCGCGTATGATCAAGGCCACGCGCGAGCGACTTGTGGTGTAA
- a CDS encoding M48 family metallopeptidase, whose protein sequence is MTAYDFDFLTYINRQNQGRSGRDEKTGFGEYAFAGDLRVLRRLDRLRPVRIVVEATVRFWKAVQKNALLGSSVKVNRRQFPELHNLVVDCAETLDIAVPTVYVAQNLASLNAGTYGTDDEAFIVLNSALVDRLSPEELKFVIGHECGHIQNNHVVYHTAANFLSQGVITFVKWAAVPARLALNGWSRRGEITCDRAGLICCRDEQVALKVMMKLALGSEKLFEQIDLDEYLSQVDGIKEGVGRFQEYLASHPYLPKRVQALQLFAKSAYYRELIDERGGQALDEVDRDVEKVIQVM, encoded by the coding sequence ATGACTGCTTACGACTTCGACTTTCTCACCTACATCAACCGCCAGAATCAGGGGCGAAGCGGCCGCGATGAGAAGACCGGTTTTGGCGAATACGCCTTCGCCGGAGATCTGCGCGTGCTGCGCCGCCTCGATCGCCTGCGCCCGGTACGCATCGTGGTCGAAGCCACGGTGCGCTTCTGGAAGGCCGTGCAGAAAAACGCGCTTCTCGGGAGCAGCGTGAAGGTCAACCGCCGGCAGTTCCCGGAGCTGCATAATCTGGTGGTAGACTGCGCCGAGACGCTCGATATCGCCGTACCCACGGTCTACGTCGCACAAAACCTGGCGAGCCTCAATGCGGGGACCTACGGCACCGATGATGAGGCCTTTATCGTGCTCAACTCCGCGCTGGTCGATCGTTTGAGCCCCGAAGAGCTCAAGTTTGTGATCGGCCATGAATGTGGCCACATCCAGAACAACCACGTGGTGTACCACACCGCGGCGAACTTCCTCTCCCAGGGCGTCATCACCTTCGTGAAATGGGCCGCGGTGCCCGCTCGCCTGGCGCTCAACGGCTGGAGTCGACGCGGGGAGATCACCTGCGATAGGGCCGGGCTTATCTGCTGTCGCGACGAGCAGGTCGCGCTCAAAGTGATGATGAAGCTCGCGCTGGGGAGCGAAAAACTTTTTGAACAGATCGATCTCGACGAATACTTAAGTCAGGTCGATGGCATCAAAGAAGGGGTGGGGCGTTTTCAGGAGTATCTGGCCTCGCACCCTTATCTTCCCAAGCGTGTGCAGGCGCTTCAGCTTTTTGCAAAAAGCGCGTATTACCGCGAACTTATTGACGAACGCGGTGGTCAGGCGCTCGATGAGGTTGACAGAGACGTCGAGAAAGTCATACAAGTGATGTGA
- a CDS encoding FHA domain-containing protein, giving the protein MAKLVYTDASGREMSVELGPQAPVVSIGRATDCTIRSNRKSVSRHHAEFHYSNGRYEIVDLNSSNGTYLMINDERKPITSSEFLQDQDEVWCGDFILRFYQHAAQQPVGAAPQLNANYGVGGGGLEVDQGYGANRVTQDFGQEEMGGFGQGGFDQGGFDQGQNQGGFAQNSYDSGGMGPGQGGFGQGGFDPGDDDGGGVSFGVSAGGGQYAGLNESSAGYDDVLEIDPRELASEASEVEPYAAGGGVDVARLQDEKRAIEELAARQADELEGLRRQLEEAQHAAPQGGGDDGEVERLNTELREAVEEKERLSTELREAREASREATIERERGEDLDRRLQEATSRIDELRARAEKAESKLEERGGDMDLLEQELERAREELRAARGGGQAREELEAARKEAARQERLLGEFERRNRDLQAEQVELNAEIEALRAAAVDAGGRMEAAQAELARLGDELGALRAERDTLQGRAEAAESGLEEARAARASLESLERDLRGEIEGLKQRLKLERERARGTESAAPALDCGALRAKMESLDRIVDAIERTDLQPLSTVDRVRLQSAIRDTAPRRTLKEMMDALSEG; this is encoded by the coding sequence GTGGCGAAGCTTGTGTACACGGACGCGTCTGGCAGAGAGATGAGCGTGGAGCTTGGGCCCCAGGCTCCAGTGGTCTCGATCGGGCGAGCGACAGATTGCACGATTCGCTCCAACCGAAAGAGCGTCTCCAGGCATCACGCGGAGTTCCATTATTCGAATGGGCGCTATGAGATCGTCGATCTCAACAGCTCCAACGGCACCTACCTGATGATCAACGACGAGCGTAAGCCGATTACATCGTCGGAGTTTTTGCAGGATCAGGATGAGGTATGGTGCGGGGACTTCATTCTGCGTTTTTATCAGCATGCCGCCCAGCAGCCGGTCGGCGCTGCGCCGCAGCTCAACGCAAACTATGGTGTCGGAGGCGGTGGCCTGGAGGTGGATCAGGGCTACGGGGCTAACCGCGTCACCCAGGACTTTGGTCAGGAGGAGATGGGGGGATTTGGCCAGGGCGGCTTTGATCAGGGCGGGTTTGATCAGGGTCAGAACCAGGGTGGATTTGCTCAGAACTCCTACGACTCGGGCGGCATGGGGCCGGGCCAGGGCGGGTTTGGCCAGGGTGGCTTCGATCCGGGTGATGATGACGGGGGCGGGGTCAGCTTTGGCGTGAGCGCCGGTGGCGGGCAATACGCCGGACTCAATGAGTCCTCGGCGGGCTATGATGATGTGCTGGAGATCGACCCGCGAGAGTTGGCCAGTGAGGCCAGCGAGGTCGAACCTTATGCCGCCGGAGGCGGCGTTGATGTGGCGCGCCTGCAGGACGAGAAGCGGGCCATCGAAGAGCTCGCGGCGCGCCAGGCCGATGAACTCGAGGGGCTTCGTCGCCAGCTTGAAGAGGCTCAGCACGCCGCGCCGCAGGGCGGTGGAGACGATGGCGAGGTGGAGCGTCTGAACACCGAGCTCCGAGAGGCCGTAGAGGAGAAAGAGCGCCTGAGCACCGAGCTCCGAGAGGCCCGCGAGGCCTCCCGGGAGGCGACCATCGAGCGGGAGCGCGGCGAAGATCTGGATCGCCGTCTTCAGGAAGCCACCTCCCGCATCGACGAGCTGCGCGCGCGGGCCGAGAAGGCCGAGTCGAAGCTGGAAGAGCGCGGCGGCGATATGGACCTTCTGGAGCAGGAGCTGGAGCGCGCCCGGGAGGAGCTCCGCGCCGCCCGCGGCGGCGGCCAGGCCCGCGAGGAGCTGGAGGCCGCCCGCAAGGAGGCCGCCCGTCAGGAGCGCCTGCTCGGGGAGTTTGAGCGACGCAACCGTGACTTGCAGGCCGAGCAGGTCGAGCTTAACGCCGAGATCGAGGCGTTGCGTGCGGCCGCAGTCGACGCCGGCGGTCGGATGGAGGCGGCGCAGGCCGAGTTGGCCCGTCTGGGCGACGAGCTCGGGGCGCTGCGCGCCGAGCGCGACACGCTCCAGGGGCGCGCGGAGGCTGCCGAGAGCGGTCTGGAAGAAGCGCGCGCAGCGCGCGCCTCACTCGAATCTCTGGAGCGCGATCTGCGCGGGGAGATCGAGGGACTTAAGCAGCGCCTGAAGCTGGAGCGCGAGCGCGCCCGCGGCACGGAGTCTGCCGCCCCGGCCTTGGATTGCGGAGCGCTGCGCGCGAAGATGGAGAGCCTCGACCGCATCGTCGACGCGATCGAGCGCACCGATTTGCAACCCCTCTCGACGGTGGACCGGGTGCGCTTACAGTCAGCCATCCGCGACACCGCGCCCCGGCGCACGCTCAAAGAGATGATGGACGCGCTGAGCGAAGGCTGA
- a CDS encoding dimethylarginine dimethylaminohydrolase family protein, with amino-acid sequence MPHTPHPACRPIFLMSPPTRAWHLKGRANFRSASASEVDASRARAEWSALADAIVEAGGEVVVMPPEDDTLTGLIYTAESGELFRDEQGDLRFLLPTMASPHRRPEAELIERFIHDTFGLQIHRVQHTWEAQGDAIRAAHGDQIVHTYGEGPYQRTTQAAYAEVAPRLSPQHIQIGFKADPWFHGNTFLQFFRRRTDTIGLVCPDALLDGELDRLQAFLGPEIELITISPEESRGYDTNALQVCDTVIAPTSFSPTARRATDALDLQVKTLPLDELFAKGGGAPVCLTNRLWGLDIAEVPDEVRWSLQPSIEAHTTL; translated from the coding sequence ATGCCCCACACCCCCCATCCCGCCTGCCGCCCCATCTTTCTGATGAGCCCTCCCACCCGCGCCTGGCACCTCAAAGGCCGCGCCAACTTCCGCTCGGCCAGCGCCAGCGAGGTCGACGCCTCCCGCGCCCGCGCCGAGTGGAGCGCCCTGGCCGACGCCATCGTTGAGGCCGGCGGCGAGGTCGTGGTGATGCCGCCTGAGGACGACACGCTCACCGGGCTGATATATACCGCCGAGAGCGGTGAGCTTTTTCGCGACGAGCAGGGCGACCTGCGTTTTTTGCTCCCGACGATGGCCTCTCCCCACCGCCGCCCCGAGGCCGAGCTCATCGAGCGCTTTATCCACGACACCTTCGGCCTGCAGATCCACCGTGTGCAGCACACCTGGGAGGCCCAGGGCGACGCCATCCGCGCCGCCCACGGCGACCAGATCGTGCACACCTATGGCGAGGGCCCCTACCAGCGCACCACCCAGGCGGCCTACGCCGAGGTCGCCCCCCGCTTAAGCCCCCAGCACATCCAGATTGGCTTTAAGGCCGACCCCTGGTTTCACGGCAACACCTTTTTGCAGTTCTTCCGCCGCCGCACCGACACCATCGGCCTGGTCTGCCCCGACGCCCTTCTCGACGGGGAGCTTGATCGCCTCCAGGCTTTCCTCGGACCCGAGATCGAGCTGATCACCATCAGCCCCGAAGAGAGCCGCGGCTACGACACCAACGCCCTCCAGGTATGCGACACCGTCATCGCCCCCACCTCCTTCTCCCCAACCGCTCGCCGGGCCACTGACGCCCTCGACCTGCAGGTCAAGACGCTTCCCCTCGACGAGCTCTTTGCCAAGGGCGGCGGCGCCCCGGTCTGCCTCACCAACCGCCTCTGGGGCCTGGACATCGCCGAGGTCCCCGACGAGGTGCGCTGGTCGCTTCAACCCTCGATTGAGGCGCATACGACGCTCTGA
- a CDS encoding IS3 family transposase (programmed frameshift): MAYSAGFRERVVQKMFGPECSSVAELMEETGVARATLGRWRREAVNGGSVSGKSGRRRSKPPKEKIRIVMQAAGLSDEELGAFLRREGLHEADLVRLRQEVLEAAERGFSPQKQKSSSPQDKELKQVKKELARKEKALAEAAALLVLRKARCVFLGGRGRRHDEEERLTVLSWVEEAQRDGARLEAICEVLELNVRTIQRWRARGGGSDRRQGPRTSPANKLSAVERARVLKAANSPEFRDKSPHQIVPLLADRGVYLASESTFYRVLREANMLRHRNRAKPAEPRPITEHLATAPNQVWSWDITYLRRDIAGTFFYLYLFVDVWSRKIVAQRVFESECSTLASELLDQGLNTERLSGVELVLHSDNGTPMKGSTLQATMDRLGIVSSFSRPRVSDDNPYSEALFRTLKYRPEYPHKPFTSREEAQAWVDGFSDWYNDEHLHSAIGFVTPNARHHGHDTAQLAARRRVYEAAKRRHPQRWTGAVRSWESPAEVYLNPSKLTRSRLEMEGCA, from the exons ATGGCGTATTCAGCGGGATTTAGAGAACGTGTGGTGCAGAAGATGTTCGGGCCGGAGTGCAGTTCTGTGGCCGAGCTGATGGAGGAAACCGGTGTGGCACGAGCGACGCTGGGCCGGTGGCGCAGAGAGGCGGTAAACGGAGGTAGTGTGAGCGGAAAGTCCGGGAGAAGGCGCAGCAAACCACCCAAAGAGAAGATTCGCATTGTGATGCAGGCAGCTGGCCTTTCCGATGAAGAACTCGGCGCGTTTCTGCGCCGGGAGGGGCTTCATGAGGCCGACCTGGTGCGCCTTCGGCAGGAGGTTTTAGAGGCTGCCGAGAGAGGGTTCTCGCCGCAGAAACAAAAGAGCTCCTCGCCGCAGGATAAGGAGCTCAAGCAGGTCAAAAAGGAGCTCGCCCGTAAGGAGAAGGCCCTGGCGGAGGCGGCGGCGTTGCTGGTTTTGCGG AAAGCTCGATGCGTATTTCTCGGAGGACGAGGACGACGACACGACGAAGAAGAACGACTGACAGTGCTGAGCTGGGTGGAGGAGGCGCAGCGCGACGGCGCCAGGCTCGAAGCCATCTGCGAGGTGCTGGAGCTGAATGTCCGCACGATTCAGCGCTGGCGCGCCCGGGGCGGGGGCTCTGACCGACGTCAGGGCCCGCGCACCTCCCCGGCCAACAAGTTGAGTGCGGTGGAACGTGCGCGGGTTCTCAAGGCGGCGAACAGCCCGGAGTTTCGCGATAAATCGCCCCACCAAATCGTGCCCCTGCTAGCCGACCGCGGCGTCTATCTGGCCTCCGAGTCGACCTTTTACCGGGTGCTGCGCGAGGCGAATATGCTGCGCCATCGAAACCGCGCAAAGCCTGCCGAACCGCGCCCCATCACCGAGCATCTGGCAACAGCCCCCAACCAGGTCTGGAGCTGGGATATCACGTATCTACGCCGCGATATCGCCGGAACGTTCTTCTATCTTTACCTCTTCGTCGACGTCTGGAGCCGCAAAATCGTGGCGCAACGCGTCTTCGAGAGCGAGTGCTCAACCCTGGCCTCCGAGCTCTTAGACCAGGGCCTCAACACCGAGCGGCTCAGCGGCGTGGAACTGGTGCTGCACTCCGACAACGGCACCCCGATGAAGGGCTCCACATTGCAGGCCACCATGGACCGCCTCGGCATCGTCTCGTCCTTTAGCCGCCCCCGAGTCAGCGACGACAACCCCTACTCCGAGGCGCTTTTTCGCACCCTTAAATACCGGCCGGAGTATCCTCACAAGCCCTTTACATCGCGCGAAGAAGCGCAGGCATGGGTCGATGGATTCAGCGACTGGTACAACGACGAGCACCTCCACAGCGCCATCGGCTTTGTCACCCCGAACGCGCGGCATCACGGCCATGACACAGCCCAACTGGCCGCGCGCCGTCGTGTCTACGAGGCCGCGAAACGCCGCCATCCCCAGCGTTGGACCGGTGCAGTCCGCAGTTGGGAGTCCCCGGCTGAGGTGTATCTGAACCCCTCAAAACTCACGCGCTCCAGGCTCGAGATGGAGGGCTGTGCGTAG